A single window of Nakaseomyces glabratus chromosome G, complete sequence DNA harbors:
- a CDS encoding uncharacterized protein (CAGL0G05467g~Protein of unknown function), whose amino-acid sequence MDEFNLDLFIIISFQMLIGGSNNAHNLQNNSTTHSANSGYNLSNRDPGSALSHYSGFHMSDGSPNSINSNLTNMTTPIFNSDNGTKFDDLYIISIFEKINNILVNSSSSSNLLRTFLNTLSVGSDTDYPNQLYKRFLGVRKELKDNYNESRFNQFFTANGDLRDYQTLEKNKTWSTIRNYILSIYDPIADKFLVPKSWTTNNSPRKMSVINNFTSSGMLSNLASNNNSNKDLVNYGSFFTNNKSLNGYYTQPTSPTPNDFSINFNLPITNNNNSNSNNSNNIPLPTGDEFDSAMVDMLDFPINTPVEEKFKRSEEPRSPVFVEEPPQDIVCSKSAQKALLALRQHYDGVISYNDEKIRKLEKELNEQRQESICLRKLLLEAMGSIRSTLNEMRSQ is encoded by the coding sequence atggATGAGTTCAACTTAGACctttttattatcatatcATTCCAGATGTTGATAGGCGGATCAAATAACGCCCATAATCTGCAAAACAATAGCACTACACATTCCGCCAATTCCGGATACAATTTGAGCAATCGAGACCCTGGATCAGCACTGAGTCATTATAGTGGTTTTCATATGTCTGACGGTTCCCCAAATTCAATCAACTCGAACTTGACCAACATGACTACACCTATCTTCAACTCTGACAACGGTacaaaatttgatgatcTGTATATTATTTCAATCTTTGAAAAGATCAATAACATACTGGTTAATAGCTCATCATCCTCAAATTTGTTAAGAACATTCTTAAATACATTATCAGTGGGTTCTGATACGGATTATCCTAATCAATTGTACAAAAGATTCTTGGGTGTACGAAAAGAATTGAAGGATAACTATAACGAATCTCGGTTCAATCAGTTCTTCACTGCAAATGGTGACCTGAGAGATTACCAAACTTTGGAGAAAAACAAGACATGGAGTACAATAAGAAATTATATCTTATCAATATATGATCCCATTGCGGATAAATTTCTGGTGCCAAAGTCGTGGACTACTAATAATTCCCCAAGAAAAATGAGTGTAATTAATAACTTTACAAGCAGTGGGATGCTTTCAAATCTAGCATCAAATAACAATAGTAATAAGGACCTAGTTAATTATGGTTCATTTTTCACAAATAACAAATCTCTAAACGGTTATTACACACAACCAACAAGCCCAACACCAAACGATTTTAGCATTAACTTTAACTTACCAATAactaacaataataacagtAATAGTAATAACAGTAATAATATTCCATTACCTACAGGAGATGAGTTTGATTCTGCAATGGTAGATATGTTGGATTTCCCCATTAATACACCAGTGGAGGAGAAGTTTAAAAGATCGGAAGAACCAAGATCGCCGGTTTTTGTAGAAGAGCCTCCACAAGATATTGTGTGCTCAAAGTCCGCCCAAAAGGCATTGCTTGCATTAAGACAGCATTATGATGGTGTTATCTCTtataatgatgaaaagattAGAAAACTAGAAAAAGAGCTCAATGAACAAAGACAAGAATCGATATGCCTAAGAAAGTTGTTGTTAGAGGCAATGGGTAGTATAAGATCAACACTAAATGAGATGAGAAGTCAATAA
- the HO gene encoding Hop (CAGL0G05423g~Putative endonuclease with a predicted role in mating-type switching): MFEKGTFILMADGHLEDISAIKSNSYVMCEDGTPGRVAYTTKAKQTIYEIVQKTKHRANEGEPGRLDPRRRTVYNRLGFNCSATHKLVLKTPSIPTLENNPRRPNLTVKWRCLEEILTTDGRAITVPKNHHKNFPKTKEGQLQAQNFMRDKRLIWGPDIDYEIQVRDLEYLDASMRVTSTLKCNPVFSGNGILSNFLSGQRHLITPAIVSMAWLLGLWIGDGTTKEPEITVDSVDEKLMESLTVLGRYWGLYPTYKDEKVPLRAKHVRLYYGKGPEERRKTRNLRKNNPFWNTIQNLGIKREIDGEKQVPEFMWHEDIEIREAFLAGLIDSDGYVVKRKENPDVYKVSIQTIYPSVMNAIVHIARSLGISATVTTRSARNEVIEGRRVQCRFTYDCNISGSTPLQNVLSYCRSGHKRKPAPEVVIRDPQYVGFIDRKLREAEVYGIHLDQPRNILLGNKIVVYSCTECCETDAVHITKIKNLKHCVSCPRTGVRYFYRDWTGKSHVCGRCYGRYKFSGYRCLHCKYIPEAREIKKARMRGEETRLFEQSYITGLVCSRCEGILTFDEIRGPAKKQAVQ, from the coding sequence ATGTTCGAAAAGGGaacttttattttaatgGCTGATGGCCACCTTGAAGATATATCCGCTATTAAAAGTAACTCATATGTTATGTGTGAGGATGGCACTCCAGGGCGTGTGGCATATACAACAAAGGCGAAGCAGACAATCTATGAGATAGTACAAAAGACAAAGCATAGGGCCAATGAAGGTGAGCCCGGTAGGCTTGATCCTAGACGGAGAACAGTTTATAATCGGCTTGGGTTTAATTGTTCAGCCACTCATAAATTGGTTCTAAAAACACCGTCGATACCAACCTTAGAAAATAATCCCAGGAGACCAAACTTAACTGTCAAATGGAGATGCTTGGAAGAAATTCTAACCACTGATGGAAGGGCCATAACGGTGCCAAAGAATCATCACAAGAACTTTCCTAAAACTAAAGAAGGACAATTGCAAGCTCAGAATTTCATGAGAGATAAGCGGTTAATCTGGGGTCCTGATATTGATTACGAAATACAAGTAAGGGACCTTGAGTATCTGGATGCATCAATGCGCGTAACCTCAACGTTAAAATGTAATCCTGTATTTTCTGGAAATGGTATATTATCTAATTTTTTAAGTGGTCAAAGGCACTTGATTACACCAGCAATTGTCTCTATGGCATGGTTATTGGGGCTGTGGATTGGAGATGGTACTACAAAGGAACCTGAGATAACAGTTGATAGTGTGGATGAGAAATTAATGGAAAGTCTCACTGTGCTAGGTCGTTATTGGGGTCTGTATCCTACGTataaagatgaaaaggTTCCACTTAGAGCAAAGCATGTGAGGCTTTATTATGGCAAAGGGCCTGAAGAAAGGCGGAAAACTAGGAATCTACGGAAGAACAATCCATTTTGGAATAcaattcaaaatttggGGATTAAAAGAGAGATTGATGGGGAGAAGCAAGTTCCTGAGTTCATGTGGCATGAGGATATTGAAATTCGAGAAGCGTTCTTAGCAGGACTAATAGATTCCGATGGCTACGTGGTAAAACGTAAAGAGAATCCAGATGTCTATAAAGTGTCTATTCAGACCATATACCCGTCTGTTATGAACGCCATAGTTCATATTGCGAGGTCCTTGGGAATCTCAGCGACTGTGACTACACGCTCAGCCAGAAACGAGGTCATAGAAGGACGCCGAGTACAGTGCAGGTTTACCTACGATTGTAATATCTCAGGGAGCACGCCTTTGCAAAACGTATTATCATATTGTAGGAGTGGTCACAAGAGGAAGCCAGCTCCCGAAGTTGTCATCCGTGATCCGCAGTACGTAGGGTTCATTGATCGCAAGCTGAGAGAGGCAGAAGTGTATGGGATACATCTAGACCAACCCCGTAATATACTGCTTGGCAACAAAATCGTAGTATATTCCTGTACTGAATGTTGTGAGACTGACGCTGTGCACATCACCAAGATCAAAAACCTGAAGCACTGTGTTTCTTGTCCTCGCACGGGTGTCAGATACTTCTACCGCGACTGGACAGGCAAGAGCCATGTATGTGGCCGCTGCTACGGCAGGTACAAATTCAGTGGGTACAGATGTCTGCATTGCAAGTACATACCTGAGGCGCGTGAAATAAAGAAGGCACGCATGAGAGGCGAGGAGACCCGCTTGTTCGAGCAAAGCTACATCACAGGTCTCGTGTGCAGCCGATGCGAAGGCATTCTGACATTCGACGAGATCAGAGGCCCTGCAAAGAAACAGGCGGTACAATAG
- the GCS1 gene encoding GTPase-activating protein GCS1 (CAGL0G05445g~Ortholog(s) have GTPase activator activity, actin binding activity), protein MSDWKVDPDNRRRLLQLQKIGANKKCVDCGAPNPQWASPKFGIFICLECAGTHRSLGVHISFVRSITMDQFKQEELVRMEEGGNEPFTEYMTAHGIDMTLPHKFKYENPIAEDYKEKLTCKVEGREFVEPQHPDFDPKSLGKSEPVSEPSIASEQSSRQNTPIESRRIGSPTRKEKNEEYFAQLGKKNDSKPDHLPPSQGGKYQGFGNTPVNNRNATDPSTNTMSLENLQTDPLGTLTKGWGLFSSAVAKSFDDVNETYIKPNVQQWNTGELSEETKRAAAQFGQKFQETSTYGMQAFSSFTKNIQKQYINGDESYSQLPASQKNQSASTSRDDLLGDTKKSVPKAGEDEWEEF, encoded by the coding sequence ATGTCCGATTGGAAAGTTGATCCAGACAACCGTAGACGTTTGTTGCAGTTACAAAAGATTGGTGCAAACAAGAAATGTGTGGACTGTGGTGCTCCTAACCCACAATGGGCATCTCCAAAGTTTGgtattttcatttgtttGGAATGTGCTGGTACACATAGAAGTTTGGGTGTTCACATATCTTTTGTTCGTTCAATTACTATGGATCAGTTCAAGCAAGAAGAGTTAGTTAGAATGGAAGAAGGTGGAAACGAACCCTTCACTGAGTATATGACCGCCCATGGTATTGATATGACCTTGCCTCATAAATTTAAGTACGAGAATCCAATCGCTGAGGACTACAAGGAGAAGTTGACATGTAAAGTTGAAGGCAGAGAATTTGTTGAGCCACAGCATCCTGATTTTGATCCTAAATCTTTGGGTAAATCTGAGCCTGTGTCTGAACCATCAATTGCATCAGAACAATCAAGTCGACAAAACACCCCGATCGAGTCAAGACGAATCGGTTCACCAACACGCAAGGAAAAGAATGAGGAATACTTTGCCCAATTAGGAAAGAAGAACGATTCCAAGCCAGACCACCTGCCCCCATCTCAAGGTGGTAAGTACCAGGGTTTTGGTAACACACCTGTTAATAATAGAAATGCAACAGATCCAAGCACCAATACAATGAGTTTGGAAAATTTACAAACTGATCCATTGGGTACTCTCACAAAGGGTTGGGGATTATTCTCCTCAGCTGTGGCTAAATCGTTTGATGATGTTAACGAGACATATATCAAACCAAATGTCCAGCAATGGAATACAGGTGAGCTGTCTGAAGAAACTAAGAGAGCTGCCGCGCAATTTGGACAGAAATTCCAGGAAACTAGTACTTATGGGATGCAGGCATTTTCCTCGTTTACTAAGAATATCCAGAAGCAATATATTAATGGTGATGAGAGCTATTCCCAACTTCCTGCTAGTCAAAAAAACCAATCTGCTAGTACATCTCGAGATGATTTGCTAGGTGATACCAAGAAGTCGGTACCAAAAGCAGGCGAAGATGAGTGGGAAGAATTCTAA
- a CDS encoding uncharacterized protein (CAGL0G05522g~Protein of unknown function), with amino-acid sequence MELDIQWASEVHDYRIKQRDPWETHKGTIAIVLPLGSPLFLQSFVVVTFTRNGLPAWRTHMPTINTSLQDATCLPSPPRGVIAVTGYGKCRS; translated from the coding sequence ATGGAACTTGACATACAATGGGCAAGCGAAGTCCACGACTATAGGATTAAACAAAGGGACCCATGGGAAACCCACAAGGGTACAATTGCGATTGTGCTGCCTTTGGGCTCGCCTTTGTTCTTGCAGAGCTTTGTTGTGGTGACTTTCACTCGAAATGGCTTACCCGCATGGAGGACTCACATGCCCACAATAAACACTTCCCTACAGGATGCCACTTGCCTCCCTTCCCCCCCACGCGGAGTGATTGCAGTTACCGGTTATGGCAAATGCAGGTCCTGA
- the SHS1 gene encoding septin SHS1 (CAGL0G05489g~Ortholog(s) have GTP binding activity): protein MDSPSIPNSLFRRKDKHKRGIVYSVMLCGASGTGKTTFANNLLESNLFKHKYNGGLHEFNPNTNDYLTVTKPTKIISFNSNNGLPSQSMENLMDLTNSSEFDQVFNPATQNKDSGIAITSTSFEIRSKNEEKNKYDVDMDTIYLNLIMTLGLGENIDNSICTSEIDLFLRQQFDTVLAEETKIRRNPRFEDTRVHIALYFIENTGHGLREQDVELMKTLTKYTNVLPIISKADSFSPEELKTFKTAVMNDIERYNIPIYKFDIDLTDPSQEFDLDQQTIEENEYLAALQPFATICSDQRNAEGKAVREYPWGSILIDDENISDLKILKNVLFGSHLQDFKDTTQNVLYENYRAEKLSSVTNNKYEATNPQSNDQNIKRQSTVPSLSNFQSLIQTGQIKSYQNLPISPSPSQNGNTNQATENLEDTTNMSVISEHSGMSQGGVPERSQLRNISETVPYVLRHERLLAKQQKLEELEAQSAKELQKRIQELERKAHELKMKERRLLSVSDVPNSPQVSIKRGDTYNDLASMASNR, encoded by the coding sequence ATGGATTCGCCATCAATTCCTAACAGTCTTTTCCGCAGGAAGGACAAGCACAAGAGAGGTATTGTCTACTCTGTTATGCTATGTGGTGCATCAGGTACAGGTAAGACAACTTTTGCTAACAACTTATTGGAATCAAATCTTTTTAAACACAAATACAATGGTGGCTTGCACGAATTTAATCCAAATACCAATGACTATTTGACCGTCACTAAGCCAACAAAGATCATCTCTTTCAATTCCAATAATGGTTTGCCATCACAATCTATGGAAAACCTGATGGATTTGACCAACAGTAGTGAGTTTGACCAGGTGTTTAACCCTGCTACTCAGAATAAGGACTCTGGTATCGCAATTACATCAACCTCATTTGAAATTCGTTCCAAGaatgaagagaagaatAAGTATGACGTGGATATGGACACTATATATCTAAACCTAATAATGACATTGGGCTTGGGTGAAAATATCGATAATAGTATCTGTACTAGTGAAATTGATCTGTTTTTAAGGCAACAATTTGACACTGTTTTGGCAGAAGAAACtaaaataagaagaaaccCAAGATTCGAAGATACTAGAGTACATATTGCACTTTACTTTATCGAAAATACAGGCCATGGTCTAAGAGAACAAGATGTTGAACTAATGAAAACTTTGACCAAATACACCAATGTGCTGCCAATTATCTCAAAGGCTGATTCTTTTTCTCCCGAGGAACTTAAGACCTTCAAGACTGCGGTTATGAATGATATCGAAAGATATAACATCCCAATCtataaatttgatattgacCTCACCGATCCATCTCAAGAATTTGATCTAGATCAACAAACAATAGAAGAAAACGAGTATCTGGCTGCTCTTCAGCCTTTTGCTACTATATGTTCTGACCAAAGGAATGCTGAAGGTAAGGCTGTCAGGGAATATCCATGGGGTTCTATTTTAATCGATGACGAAAACATCTCCGActtaaaaatattgaaaaatgtgCTATTTGGTTCACATCTACAAGACTTCAAAGATACCACGCAGAATGTTCTTTATGAGAATTACCGTGCTGAAAAGTTATCCTCAGTTacaaataacaaatatgAGGCAACAAATCCCCAATCAAACGACCAGAATATAAAGAGACAGTCTACAGTTCCAAGCTTGAGTAACTTCCAGTCATTGATACAAACTGGGCAAATCAAATCATATCAGAATCTGCCCATTTCACCATCTCCTTCACAAAATGGTAATACAAATCAAGCTACAGAAAATCTGGAGGATACAACCAATATGAGTGTAATTTCTGAACATTCCGGAATGTCGCAAGGTGGTGTGCCAGAAAGAAGCCAATTAAGAAACATATCAGAAACAGTACCGTACGTGCTAAGGCATGAGAGACTTCTCGCTAAGCAACAAAAACTGGAGGAATTAGAAGCACAATCCGCCAAGGAATTACAGAAGAGAATCCAAGAATTGGAAAGAAAGGCCCACGaattaaaaatgaaagaaagaagactTTTGTCTGTATCAGATGTTCCAAACTCACCCCAAGTCAGTATCAAGAGAGGAGATACTTATAATGACTTGGCATCGATGGCTTCTAATCGTTAA
- the HBT1 gene encoding Hbt1p (CAGL0G05544g~Ortholog(s) have role in cell morphogenesis involved in conjugation with cellular fusion and cell surface, fungal-type cell wall, mating projection, plasma membrane localization) — protein sequence MLKFSKPRSPNKDKEENNKDKEPLALGNKPFEKVNSADIGNDSKYADFFDEQRRKEKQFSHSTTKPVEYKLPEMQTGDDTARKLEGDGTKTQAGLGFGSLTKPFRRFSASHKSGNDQSVAAVHGEIDNTGQTADRSLKPTNLFTGFTERRKSKSKQESSADRRRSSLPTSHVAIEDKPPTNTGVVIPSHPQGGFTGNTGIKNEIQTEKQNFSHAVEMHNNNNKTKSDSGSMWNSTSKNATARESGDNSNEDSHMGNPNVQLSGTVFDRTSAKGRDILKKDEPKTYSSNNQNFSGINRKPSAVEENYSTAKGYSEYNDSNEIPLSTITGTVGNDSTSKTQFEKNVISTPSKTGIQKTHVNPTPPLSPKEIQQADHLDHEGRTFTGIGLGTKKESLGSGNNYSDNPHIIKKTNNSNGSGVNNGKSLDPKTADTDNSSSGKEVHNGVSTMTAGLGLNKHVNSYTGTNNNSNRGQKQFGVQSGHTDSGHNKTPKTEDLVEELTQGGALFGTLADQDKNTSHSKSTQSGGSMGQNHHSGTSHPQNKGMSNTSTSMQSGKLGPEQMNITEPKDMNSRKFVERESHNNDLEQSLDPRSKEINPLKNLNISEPKTDDAKQYVQRENSAAKPQRQNNFPVGMMNVEEPQEVYSEKRNTGMTTSGLPNLDRSELQTSQSFTSRNSIKSKNLDDLDPIKDNDQDQRHGTRQGSGLGHGHDHGAGRGYNNFNDDEKLSPVTSNDQAGHNHLKYRNSLVDPDVPTYQAVPKSHGEHVIHGSPMDYKYSEGKSSSTPRSEQRKSQSKASTGKKKLKETQRS from the coding sequence ATGTTGAAATTCAGTAAACCAAGGTCCCCAAATaaagacaaagaagaaaataacaaaGATAAGGAACCACTTGCTTTAGGTAATAAACCATTTGAGAAAGTCAACTCGGCGGATATTGGAAACGACTCTAAATACGCTGATTTTTTTGACGAGCAAAGAAGGAAGGAAAAGCAATTTAGTCACAGCACTACTAAGCCAGTTGAGTACAAGCTGCCTGAGATGCAAACTGGTGACGATACTGCACGTAAATTAGAAGGTGATGGCACCAAGACTCAAGCTGGTCTTGGGTTTGGTTCATTAACCAAGCCTTTCAGAAGGTTTAGCGCTTCGCATAAAAGTGGTAATGATCAATCTGTCGCTGCTGTACATGGTGAGATTGACAATACTGGTCAAACTGCTGACCGTTCATTGAAACCAACTAATCTATTCACTGGCTTCACTGAACGTAGAAAGAGTAAGAGCAAACAAGAAAGCTCAGCAGACAGAAGAAGGAGTTCTTTGCCAACATCACATGTAGCTATAGAGGACAAGCCACCTACTAATACAGGTGTTGTGATTCCAAGTCATCCTCAGGGTGGATTTACTGGTAACACTGGGATCAAGAATGAAATCCAAACAGAGAAACAGAATTTCTCACATGCTGTAGAAATGcataataacaacaataagACCAAATCGGATTCAGGTTCAATGTGGAATTCCACTAGTAAAAATGCAACAGCCAGAGAATCAGGTGATAATTCAAATGAGGACAGTCATATGGGAAATCCTAATGTTCAATTGTCTGGTACGGTCTTTGACCGCACTTCCGCTAAGGGCAgagatattttgaaaaaggaTGAGCCAAAGACGTACTCTTCcaataatcaaaattttaGTGGTATTAACAGAAAACCCTCTGCTGTAGAAGAAAACTACAGTACAGCAAAGGGCTATTCTGAATATAATGATAGTAATGAAATTCCTTTGTCTACCATTACCGGAACAGTTGGAAATGACAGCACTTCAAAGACTCagtttgaaaaaaatgtaatTTCTACTCCAAGTAAAACTGGTATCCAAAAAACCCATGTCAACCCAACACCACCATTGAGCCCAAAGGAAATCCAGCAAGCTGATCATTTAGACCATGAAGGGAGAACTTTCACTGGAATTGGTTTAGGTACTAAGAAGGAATCTCTAGGCTCTGGTAACAATTATTCCGATAATCCTCATATCATTAAGAAGACCAATAACTCTAATGGCAGTGGAGTAAACAACGGCAAGTCCCTTGATCCTAAGACTGCTGACACCGATAATAGTAGTTCTGGAAAAGAAGTTCACAATGGTGTATCAACCATGACAGCTGGATTAGGATTGAATAAGCATGTGAATTCATATACAGGCACTAATAATAATTCCAATAGAGGTCAAAAGCAATTTGGTGTTCAATCTGGCCATACCGATAGTGGCCACAACAAAACACCCAAGACTGAAGATCTTGTTGAAGAACTAACACAGGGTGGTGCTCTATTTGGTACTCTTGCAGATCAAGACAAAAATACTAGTCATAGCAAATCTACGCAATCAGGTGGCAGCATGGGCCAAAATCATCACTCTGGTACTAGTCACCCACAAAATAAGGGCATGAGCAACACTAGTACCAGTATGCAATCTGGTAAGCTCGGTCCAGAACAGATGAATATCACAGAACCAAAGGACATGAACAGTAgaaaatttgttgaaagaGAATCCCACAATAATGACTTGGAACAATCTTTGGATCCCAGATCAAAGGAAATAAATCCTTTGAAGAATCTGAACATCTCTGAACCCAAGACGGATGACGCTAAGCAATATGTCCAAAGAGAAAACTCTGCAGCAAAGCCACAAAGACAAAATAATTTCCCAGTTGGTATGATGAATGTTGAAGAACCACAGGAAGTTTACTCTGAGAAGAGGAACACAGGTATGACAACATCTGGATTGCCTAACTTGGATAGAAGCGAGTTACAAACAAGCCAATCCTTTACTTCTAGAAATAGTATTAAGAGTAAAAACCTTGACGATCTTGACCCAATTAAGGACAATGATCAAGACCAACGTCATGGGACTCGACAAGGAAGTGGTCTTGGCCACGGACATGATCATGGAGCCGGTCGTGGTTACAATAACTTCAATGATGATGAGAAGTTATCTCCTGTAACCAGTAATGATCAAGCTGGCCACAACCATTTGAAATACAGGAACAGTCTTGTTGACCCAGATGTACCAACTTACCAGGCCGTTCCAAAATCACATGGCGAGCACGTTATCCATGGCTCACCTATGGACTACAAATACTCTGAGGGTAAGTCTTCAAGCACCCCAAGATCAGAACAGCGTAAATCACAGAGCAAAGCAAGCACtggtaagaagaaattaaagGAAACCCAAAGATCTTAA
- the WHI4 gene encoding Whi4p (CAGL0G05511g~Ortholog(s) have role in mRNA destabilization, regulation of cell size and cytoplasm localization) yields the protein MKMTESEYMFGGNFDSHHSGVTMETMIHPVSPTSNVKALHGSFLNNHIHDNAPLKEIENMLTMGVNKADYIPNSMTSTVHTNMPHLHTLFDNSLRNHGVFDAEKNFSLLMTGLPVTLREAHCIFAFAQGVDSIEVVPSSDVTLALKAMEEYRSLPEICKVSVEVKFQNPSYLSQCAFELIIKLESIKEQFGGTKLYLGVYEHQTDNYLSMSNLLAGTNTDGSLHDENIGKNMHFSSSDSHIDSMVQSSPIQSLGKLSRPNLFPRRSRFSFGDPFNSETVPDTSINMGLGGDTSLNSLHQMDGINSRKSTSRDTGKALLLMENDEINENIWGTDTLPTTVDDLPLTSGANTTDTGVWKDEGNKGVNHNLYLLPESKTSNKYSTRKPDFADENTHVFQNGSALLPEIHGAQNDQLNGGASNANGSFDHQTFSNISHQPSNNYVNNLGPSDMGSITRVEMTNNRNQDPYIGTMAYRADNFQDNLVHNDSTIFQSNTDLTKNVMVDNKMATNGNKPGLSPSQSFSSANGMGYSEKGMSQADLSLLAKVPPPANPADQNPPCNTLYVGNLPPDTSEQELRQLFSPQPGFRRLSFKNKNNNGHTHGHGPMCFVEFEDVSFATRALAELYGRQLPRTGANSKGGIRLSFSKNPLGVRGPNNRKMTSIGKAPNSYKANYMKN from the coding sequence atgaaaatgacaGAGTCTGAATACATGTTTGGTGGTAACTTCGATAGCCACCATTCCGGTGTGACCATGGAGACAATGATACACCCTGTTTCTCCGACTAGTAACGTGAAAGCATTGCATGGCTCTTTCCTGAATAATCACATCCACGATAATGCGCCATTGAAAGAGATTGAGAATATGCTAACCATGGGTGTCAATAAAGCTGATTATATACCGAATTCAATGACCTCAACAGTTCATACAAATATGCCGCATTTACACACGTTGTTTGACAATAGCCTGCGCAACCACGGCGTGTTTGACGCGGAAAAGAACTTCTCTTTGCTGATGACGGGGCTACCCGTTACGTTACGTGAAGCACACTGCATTTTCGCATTTGCTCAAGGAGTTGACTCCATCGAAGTCGTGCCCTCAAGTGATGTTACCCTTGCGCTCAAGGCTATGGAAGAGTACAGGAGTCTGCCTGAAATTTGCAAAGTTAGCGTCGAGGTTAAATTCCAAAATCCTAGCTATCTGAGCCAATGTGCTTTCGAGCTGATTATCAAACTTGAAAGTATAAAGGAACAGTTCGGTGGTACCAAGTTGTACCTGGGTGTTTATGAACACCAAACTGATAACTATCTATCGATGAGCAATCTATTGGCTGGTACCAATACAGATGGCTCACTCCACGATGAAAACATCGGAAAGAATATGcatttctcttcttcagataGCCACATTGACTCTATGGTTCAATCATCACCCATACAATCTCTTGGGAAGTTGTCGAGACCTAATCTGTTCCCAAGAAGATCGAGGTTTTCCTTTGGTGACCCCTTCAACAGTGAAACTGTTCCCGATACCTCGATCAATATGGGTCTTGGAGGCGACACGTCACTGAACTCATTACATCAAATGGATGGAATTAATAGCAGGAAATCCACTTCTAGAGATACAGGAAAGGCTTTACTTCTAATGGAGAATGATGAGatcaatgaaaatatttggGGAACTGATACTCTACCTACAACAGTAGACGATTTGCCATTGACATCCGGTGCTAACACCACCGATACTGGTGTTTGGAAAGATGAGGGAAACAAAGGTGTTAATCACAACTTATATCTCTTGCCTGAATCGAAAACGAGTAACAAATACTCCACCAGAAAACCAGATTTTGCCGATGAAAATACACACGTATTTCAAAATGGATCTGCTTTACTCCCTGAAATTCATGGTGCTCAAAACGACCAACTAAATGGAGGTGCTTCTAATGCCAATGGTTCATTCGATCACCAGACTTTCAGTAACATTTCACATCAGCCCTCCAATAATTACGTGAATAATCTTGGTCCTTCCGATATGGGTTCCATAACCAGAGTGGAAATGACTAATAATCGCAATCAGGATCCTTACATCGGAACAATGGCGTATAGAGCTGACAATTTCCAGGATAACCTTGTTCATAATGATAGCACGATATTTCAAAGCAACACTGATCTGACCAAAAATGTGATGGTTGACAACAAAATGGCAACTAATGGGAACAAGCCAGGCTTGTCACCATCCCAATCCTTTTCATCTGCGAATGGCATGGGGTATAGCGAAAAAGGTATGAGCCAAGCCGATTTATCACTTTTGGCAAAAGTGCCACCTCCAGCTAATCCAGCGGATCAAAACCCACCATGTAATACACTATATGTTGGAAATTTACCTCCTGACACTTCAGAACAAGAGTTAAGACAATTGTTTTCACCACAGCCCGGTTTTAGGAGGCTCtcattcaaaaataagaaCAACAATGGTCACACACATGGACATGGTCCGATGTGTTTTGTTGAATTCGAGGATGTGAGCTTTGCAACAAGGGCTTTGGCTGAGTTATACGGAAGACAACTACCGCGGACTGGTGCAAACTCGAAAGGTGGTATAAGATTAAGTTTTTCTAAAAATCCACTTGGTGTTAGGGGACCTAATAATCGCAAGATGACTAGTATTGGAAAGGCACCTAATTCATATAAAGCTAACTACatgaaaaattaa